The following proteins are encoded in a genomic region of Cercospora beticola chromosome 8, complete sequence:
- a CDS encoding uncharacterized protein (CAZy:GH16) → MLTLNNLLTMRSSLRIAAITTIATLISPATAQTWSHCNPTVQSGCAPNPALGRAITIDFADGASDQFTASGNPEYNSDGAVFTVGGSGQAPTLSSKWYIMFGKYSVTLKAAPGVGIVSSAVLQSDTLDEIDWEWLGGKAGEVQSNYFGKGQTTTYDRAAVHATDNTQSEFHTYTVEWTKDQIVWSINDKTVRVLNAADAQGQFPQSPMQLKLGSWAGGDPSNNEGTISWAGGAVNYAAGPFSMYVKTVSIVDYSTGSAYRYGDSSGSWESIEATGGEVNGNSGGSVTVANAPAITSTVQGNEGWSGTHATNTATVSYTTLPGLPSGWTISGSGKVVPPSAAPSPSPLGLSSPSQPASVAAASPTPLGGEAGSPVTKYNDQGFLTTVIIPAGASTGWDEKGLPTKYLAGAQVTPSAALKLKAVTGTTTGLATLTTDNGNNFITASVTHTGSAVRQLPYNDRYLVAFIIAGYFIVACLLAC, encoded by the exons ATGCTTACACTGAATAACCTCCTCACCATGCGGTCCTCACTTCGCATCGCCGCAATTACCACCATCGCTACACTCATATCACCGGCAACAGCACAAACATGGTCGCATTGCAATCCAACAGTACAATCCGGCTGTGCGCCCAATCCAGCACTCGGTCGAGCAATCACTATCGACTTCGCTGATGGCGCATCCGACCAATTCACTGCTTCAGGCAATCCCGAATACAACTCAGACGGTGCAGTCTTCACAGTCGGCGGGTCAGGGCAAGCACCAACACTCAGCTCGAAATGGTACATCATGTTCGGGAAATACTCAGTGACATTGAAGGCCGCTCCTGGCGTCGGTATTGTCAGTTCAGCAGTACTTCAAAGCGACACCCTCGACGAGATCGACTGGGAATGGTTGGGCGGAAAAGCAGGCGAAGTTCAGTCAAATTACTTTGGCAAAGGACAAACGACAACATACGATCGAGCCGCTGTCCACGCTACCGACAACACACAAAGCGAATTCCACACGTATACGGTCGAATGGACGAAAGATCAGATTGTTTGGTCAATCAACGACAAGACAGTCCGCGTGCTCAACGCTGCCGACGCTCAAGGACAATTCCCACAGTCACCGATGCAGCTCAAGCTTGGCTCTTGGGCTGGTGGAGATCCGTCCAACAACGAAGGTACCATCTCGTGGGCTGGCGGTGCTGTCAATTACGCAGCTGGTCCTTTCTCGATGTACGTCAAGACGGTGTCCATCGTTGACTATTCCACCGGCAGTGCGTACAGATACGGCGATTCGAGCGGTTCGTGGGAAAGCATCGAAGCGACTGGCGGCGAGGTGAATGGCAACTCCGGTGGTAGTGTCACCGTTGCAAACGCTCCTGCCATCACGTCGACAGTTCAGGGTAATGAAGGTTGGAGTGGAACACATGCGACGAACACGGCCACTGTCTCGTATACCACCCTGCCTGGTCTGCCGTCTGGCTGGACCATCAGTGGTTCGGGCAAAGTCGTTCCTCCGTCGGCAGCCCCA TCGCCGTCCCCACTCGGTttatcatcgccatcgcagcCTGCGTCTGTAGCGGCAGCATCGCCCACGCCCTTAGGTGGTGAAGCTGGTAGCCCAGTCACGAAATACAACGATCAAGGCTTCCTCACGACGGTTATCATTCCGGCTGGCGCCTCAACCGGCTGGGATGAAAAAGGACTGCCAACCAAATATCTTGCTGGTGCTCAGGTGACACCGTCCGCTGCGCTCAAGCTCAAGGCGGTGACTGGCACGACCACTGGCCTTGCTACCCTCACCACAGACAACGGCAACAATTTCATCACGGCATCGGTGACGCATACTGGTAGCGCTGTGCGACAGTTGCCGTACAATGATCGGTACCTGGTTGCTTTCATCATCGCCGGATACTTCATCGTGGCCTGTTTGCTGGCGTGTTAG
- the GDH1 gene encoding glutamate dehydrogenase (NADP(+)) gdh1 (BUSCO:EOG09260E8K) gives MSRQPSAGQQSDRLCSSTEIPHIHTPDMATDQLNGDAPATNGTAPAPQNKLLDNVVRTPGRQPSPQPTHLGLPGALPHRIVHDKGSGYVAPKFEGKEHQMEQVMDVMEEKGFIPADVVEIETKWFYNELGIDDMYFSTETVEAIVSHVHSLYAAKIAAFARDDRKLEIRLEKEAADHAVYIDTSVPGLSSIDGSGFETRLESKYLDGSRGLNSYRVESFRSPSKMPGGNNDQSLRCYFVYQATFKNKTPNPDETRVEELGDERFLQKTTANTREIYQSVMDAVVRRTGPVIDMYDVEGTREKRLVIGFKQGSALGLFAALSDLYHYYGLTSSRKYVEQFSNGITIMSVYLRPGPPSIAAKHPPIEASIHQVMKEVSLLYCIPQNKFQTHFSSGRLSLQESVYAHCVWVFVQHFLNRLGSEYNTLRSLLDVSNSVHAELLGKLKKRLRTETFTADYILEIINQYPDLIRSLYLSFANTHYVQTRGEQDDFLPTLSYLRMKIDKVYTDEELKTLIEKTVQNDHHSMVMTAFRIFNQSVLKTNFYTPTKVALSFRLNPSFLPPEEYAQPLYGMFLVVSSEFRGFHLRFRDIARGGIRIVKSRSKEAYAINARSLFDENYNLANTQQRKNKDIPEGGSKGVVLLDMAHQDKTTVAFEKYIDSIMDLLLPPTSPGIKDPIVDLHGKEEILFMGPDENTADLVNWATEHARARGAPWWKSFFTGKSPKLGGIPHDTYGMTTLSVREYVKGIYRKLELDETQVRKLQTGGPDGDLGSNEILLGREKYNAIVDGAGVLYDPQGIDRDELHRLAKERKMISHFDISKLSKDGYRVLVDDNSVTLPSGEVVNNGTSFRNTFHLRSAEKFDVFVPCGGRPESIDFTSASKLIANGKAIIPYIVEGANLFITQEAKLRLEKAGAVVFKDASANKGGVTSSSLEVLASLSFDDESFLQNMCVQPDGSTPQFYQDYVRQVQAKIQENARLEFEAIWRESEQTGVAKSLLSDQLSLAITKMDEELQGTELWNNLALRRSVLSDALPNLLLQKVGLDKIIERVPDSYLRAIFGSYLASRFIYTMGISASPVSFFAFMNDRMAKVNGVTA, from the exons ATGAGCCGCCAACCCTCTGCGGGCCAGCAGTCTGACCGCCTTTGCAGTTCCACTGAAATTCCTCACATTCATACACCCGACATGGCGACAGATCAGCTCAACGGCGACGCGCCTGCCACCAATGGCACTGCTCCAGCACCACAGAACAAGCTGCTCGACAATGTCGTGCGGACGCCTGGCCGCCAGCCGTCACCACAGCCCACACATCTAGGCCTTCCAGGAGCTCTACCGCACCGAATCGTGCACGACAAGGGCTCTGGATATGTCGCTCCCAAATTCGAGGGCAAAGAGCACCAGATGGAGCAAGTCATGGACGTGATGGAAGAGAAGGGCTTCATTCCTGCTGATGTCGTGGAAATCGAGACCAAGTGGTTCTACAATGAGCTTGGTATCGATGACATGTACTTCAGCACCGAGACTGTCGAAGCGATCGTCAGCCACGTTCACTCGCTATACGCAGCGAAGATCGCAGCTTTCGCAAGAGACGACAGGAAGCTCGAGATTCGTCTTGAGAAGGAAGCAGCAGATCACGCTGTGTACATTGACACCAGTGTTCCTGGTCTGTCTTCGATCGATGGCTCAGGCTTCGAGACCAGGCTAGAGAGCAAGTACCTGGATGGCAGCAGAGGCTTGAACAGCTACAGAGTTGAGTCATTCAGATCACCCAGCAAAATGCCTGGCGGAAACAACGACCAATCGCTGCGCTGCTACTTCGTCTACCAAGCGACGTTCAAGAACAAGACACCAAATCCCGATGAGACGAGAGTGGAAGAGCTTGGAGATGAGAGGTTCCTGCAAAAGACCACGGCCAACACACGAGAGATCTACCAGAGCGTCATGGATGCCGTGGTCCGACGAACAGGTCCTGTGATAGACATGTACGATGTGGAGGGCACACGAGAGAAGCGTCTCGTTATTGGCTTCAAGCAGGGATCTGCTTTGGGCTTGTTCGCTGCTCTGAGTGATCTGTACCACTACTACGGCTTGACATCTTCAAGAAAGTACGTGGAGCAATTCAGCAACGGCATCACAATCATGTCAGTCTACCTGCGACCTGGACCTCCATCGATCGCCGCCAAGCACCCACCCATCGAGGCCAGTATCCACCAAGTCATGAAGGAGGTCTCACTTCTGTACTGCATCCCGCAGAACAAATTCCAGACACATTTCAGCAGTGGACGTCTCTCTCTGCAGGAGTCCGTATACGCTCACTGCGTCTGGGTCTTCGTGCAGCATTTCTTGAACAGATTGGGCAGCGAGTACAACACGCTTCGATCATTACTTGACGTCAGCAACAGCGTCCACGCAGAACTTCTcggcaagctgaagaagaggctgCGTACTGAGACTTTCACTGCAGACTACATCTTGGAGATCATCAACCAATATCCGGACCTCATCAGATCTCTGTATCTGTCCTTCGCCAACACCCATTATGTGCAGACTCGTGGTGAGCAAGACGACTTCTTGCCAACACTCTCATACCTCCGCATGAAGATCGACAAGGTCTACACAGACGAGGAGCTCAAGACTTTGATCGAGAAGACGGTGCAGAATGATCATCATAGCATGGTCATGACTGCTTTCCGCATCTTCAATCAGTCGGTGCTGAAGACCAACTTCTACACACCCACCAAGGTGGCACTGAGCTTCCGCTTGAACCCATCATTCCTTCCACCTGAGGAGTACGCGCAGCCATTGTACGGCATGTTCCTGGTCGTCAGCTCAGAGTTCCGAGGTTTCCATCTCCGCTTCCGAGACATCGCTCGTGGTGGAATCCGCATCGTCAAGTCTCGCAGCAAGGAGGCGTACGCTATCAACGCGCGATCTCTCTTCGATGAGAACTACAACTTGGCCAACACTCAACAACGAAAGAACAAGGACATTCCTGAAGGTGGCAGCAAGGGCGTGGTTCTGCTCGACATGGCACACCAGGACAAGACGACAGTTGCATTCGAGAAGTACATCGACAGTATCATGGATCTGCTGCTACCACCCACAAGTCCTGGTATCAAGGACCCTATCGTGGATTTGCACGGCaaggaggaaatcctcttCATGGGTCCTGATGAGAACACTGCTGATCTTGTCAATTGGGCTACGGAGCATGCACGTGCTCGTGGTGCGCCTTGGTGGAAGTCGTTCTTCACTGGCAAGTCACCCAAGTTGGGCGGCATTCCTCACGACACCTACGGCATGACGACGCTTAGTGTTCGCGAATACGTCAAGGGTATCTACAGgaagctcgagctcgatgagaCTCAAGTCCGCAAGCTCCAGACTGGTGGTCCAGATGGTGATCTCGGCTCGAACGAAATCTTGCTTGGTCGCGAGAAGTACAACGCTATTGTTGATGGCGCTGGTGTGCTGTACGATCCCCAAGGCATTGATCGCGATGAGCTGCACCGTCTCGCCAAGGAGCGCAAGATGATCAGCCACTTTGACATCTCGAAGCTGTCCAAGGATGGCTACCGTGTGTTGGTCGACGATAACAGCGTCACGCTGCCTTCAGGCGAGGTTGTCAACAACGGCACCTCTTTCCGAAACACTTTCCACTTGCGAAGTGCAGAGAAGTTTGACGTGTTCGTGCCCTGCGGTGGACGACCAGAGTCCATTGACTTCACGAGCGCGAGCAAGCTGATCGCCAACGGCAAGGCCATCATCCCATACATTGTCGAGGGTGCCAACCTCTTCATCACACAAGAAGCCAAGCTGCGTCTCGAAAAGGCTGGAGCAGTCGTCTTCAAGGACGCTTCCGCCAACAAGGGAGGTGTCACCAGCTCATCTCTCGAAGTCCTTGCATCTCTGTCTTTCGATGATGAAAGCTTCTTACAGAACATGTGCGTCCAGCCCGATGGCTCAACACCACAGTTCTATCAAGACTACGTCCGCCAGGTACAAGCGAAGATCCAAGAGAACGCTCGTCTCGAATTCGAGGCTATCTGGCGTGAGTCTGAGCAGACCGGTGTTGCGAAGAGCTTGCTTTCCGATCAACTCAGTCTTGCCATCACCAAAATGGACGAGGAATTGCAAGGCACTGAGCTTTGGAACAATCTGGCTTTGAGGAGGAGTGTGCTGTCTGATGCTCTGCCAAATCTGCTTTTGCAGAAGGTCGGACTTGATAAGATTATTGAGAGG GTACCTGACAGCTACCTCCGCGCCATCTTCGGCAGCTACCTCGCCAGTCGCTTTATCTACACCATGGGCATCTCCGCTTCACCGGTtagcttcttcgctttcatgAACGACCGCATGGCCAAGGTCAATGGTGTCACGGCATAG
- a CDS encoding uncharacterized protein (CAZy:GH76) — protein sequence MPKTSSPPPSQDNGSSVADGSSRASALLWQVCEALVIFIACLSFFTMFLSWFVTLSLVHPIIFSSSAAVQTTFWNGYRGDEPRWRYTGPDTSPEFWFSETQGALATMQATFWNGTYWPSTIQWIGALIDTIVASSERTFVDGLQVYGDETKVQLESDIRNYYSQIQAYYDSEDTIQIFDAAYDDAQWVVMEWLEVIRFINQYQAYSQSGLGIDDISAFAHRAHIFYNIVQDKFNTSQCEGGLTWNPALETYKNAITNELFVSSSIMMYFFFPGDSDTDPYPHPNYTAQTNKTLPPLQPISAHDPIFLKNAQDEWAWFKTHNFTNAQGLIVDGFHITPNQTTCDERNEMVYTYNQGVMLTGLRGLWEATGLTSYLDDGYSLIETVINATGWDADVSDQASEWAGLGRNGILEDYCDAPANCSQDNLIFKGAYFQHFDYFCTSLPTDVPLVDGISVLASTELAQHHSDRCASYSPWVQHNAHAALSTRDGTKVMGEWWGAPYLNKTQGAAPKYAESKPDGSIDICNQPQLLDTYPWKCSGSDCAHASASKPRRTVYPRQAADNRTVETQAQGLAVLRAATDLTLINGGSSRKVYTSPA from the exons ATGCCGAAGACCTCCTCCCCGCCCCCATCGCAAGACAATGGCTCTTCCGTCGCAGATGGCTCTTCAAGAGCGAGTGCCCTGCTGTGGCAGGTCTGCGAAGCCCTGGTCATCTTCATTGCATGTCTTTCGTTCTTCACCATGTTCCTGTCATGGTTTGTAACCCTGTCACTTGTTCACCCTATCATATTTTCCTCTTCGGCTGCAGTGCAGACGACATTCTGGAATGGCTATCGAGGCGATGAGCCTCGGTGGAGATATACTGGACCAGACACTAGCCCTGAGTTCTGGTTCAGCGAGACACAAGGTGCTCTCGCAACGATGCAAGCGACATTTTGGAATGGCACTTACTGGCCAAGTACAATACAATGGATTGGCGCTCTGATTGATACCATTGTGGCTTCGTCCGAGCGTACTTTCGTTGACGGCCTTCAGGTCTACGGAGATGAGACGAAGGTCCAACTGGAGAGCGATATCCGCAATTACTACTCACAGATTCAAGCTTATTACGATAGTGAGGATACTATACAGATATTCGACGCAGCATATGACGATGCACAATGGGTCGTAATGGAATGGCTCGAAGTCATCAGATTCATCAACCAGTACCAAGCATACTCACAATCCGGACTTGGGATAGACGATATTTCGGCTTTTGCGCATCGAGCACACATCTTCTACAATATCGTTCAAGATAAATTCAATACTTCGCAATGCGAGGGGGGTCTGACCTG GAACCCGGCACTCGAGACTTACAAGAACGCAATCACCAATGAGCTGTTTGTGTCCAGCTCCATTATGATGTACTTTTTCTTCCCAGGCGATAGCGATACCGATCCTTACCCACATCCCAATTACACTGCTCAAACCAACAAAACGCTTCCTCCCTTGCAGCCAATTTCAGCACACGATCCGATCTTTCTGAAGAATGCGCAGGACGAATGGGCGTGGTTCAAGACGCATAATTTCACGAATGCACAAGGATTAATCGTCGACGGATTTCATATTACGCCGAACCAGACCACTTGCGACGAACGAAACGAGATGGTGTATACCTACAACCAAGGAGTCATGCTGACCGGTCTTCGTGGGCTATGGGAGGCGACAGGACTTACCTCTTATCTGGATGATGGCTACAGTCTAATCGAAACAGTAATCAATGCCACAGGCTGGGATGCGGATGTCTCTGACCAAGCCAGTGAATGGGCTGGTCTGGGTCGGAATGGTATACTTGAAGACTACTGCGACGCTCCTGCGAATTGTTCTCAGGACAATTTGATCTTCAAGGGTGCTTATTTCCAGCACTTTGACTACTTCTGCACATCACTACCTACCGATGTGCCTCTTGTTGATGGCATTAGTGTGTTGGCTTCGACTGAGCTTGCGCAGCACCACAGTGACCGATGCGCAAGCTACTCGCCTTGGGTGCAACACAACGCGCATGCTGCTCTGAGTACACGCGATGGTACCAAAGTCATGGGCGAATGGTGGGGTGCGCCTTAT TTGAACAAAACCCAAGGAGCTGCACCAAAATATGCTGAGTCGAAGCCTGACGGAAGTATCGATATTTGCAATCAACCTCAATTACTCGACACATATCCTTGGAAGTGCTCCGGCAGTGACTGTGCTCATGCAAGCGCATCTAAGCCTCGCCGCACAGTGTACCCGAGACAGGCAGCCGACAACAGGACGGTTGAGACTCAAGCCCAAGGTCTCGCGGTACTCCGAGCTGCGACGGATCTGACGCTCATCAATGGCGGAAGCAGCAGGAAAGTCTATACCTCGCCGGCATGA
- a CDS encoding uncharacterized protein (BUSCO:EOG0926388H) yields the protein MSLTNASPEQAARAAKVSSRTLGILSEDARNRALDAIHDALAAARDDILAANAIDLDKAKQSTANGELNPSIYKRLDLSRKGKFDDMLQGIKDVRGLADPVGRVDLRTELDDGLILTRQTCPIGVLLIIFEARPEVIANIASLAIKSANAAILKGGKESTESFKVIASTIGKALEATEVPNDSIQLVATRDAIDSLLTLSQYIDLVIPRGSNELVRHCQTKAHMPVLGHADGLCALYIHPDADVQMAVNVVVDSKTDYPAACNAVETLLVHEDALTTILPSVAKALIAKGVTLRCDAESKSALSSALGNEASSLQDATDADYQTEFLDLILAIKTIKGSPNDPSQAIDAAIEHINTFGSHHTDAIITKSEDVADRFCNGVDAACKYWNASTRFSDGMRFGFGTEVGISTNKVHARGPVGLEGLMIHEYRIAGNGQTAAMYGSGGKKFKHAKLALQ from the exons ATGTCCCTTACCAACGCGTCGCCAGAGCAAGCCGCGCGTGCTGCAAAGGTCTCATCCAGAACGCTCGGCATCTTGTCGGAAGATGCCAGGAACCGCGCCTTGGATGCAATCCACGATGCGCTGGCAGCAGCCAGAGACGACATCCTGGCAGCGAATGCCATAGATCTTGACAAGGCAAAGCAATCTACAGCAAACGGAGAATTGAACCCCAGCATCTACAAGCGCCTCGATCTTTCCCGGAAGGGCAAGTTCGATGATATGCTGCAGGGGATTAAAGATGTTCGAGGTCTCGCAGATCCAG TCGGCAGAGTGGACTTACGCACAGAACTCGATGATGGACTCATCCTCACACGGCAAACATGCCCTATCGGcgtccttctcatcatcttcgaggcCAGACCGGAAGTTATCGCCAATATCGCTTCACTGGCGATCAAATCTGCGAATGCGGCCATCTTGAAGGGCGGCAAAGAGTCGACAGAGTCCTTTAAGGTCATTGCTTCGACTATCGGAAAAGCCCTTGAAGCCACAGAAGTCCCGAACGACTCAATACAACTCGTGGCCACGCGTGATGCGATCGATTCTCTGCTCACACTCAGTCAATATATCGACCTCGTCATTCCGCGAGGATCAAATGAGCTTGTCAGGCATTGCCAAACAAAAGCTCACATGCCTGTGCTCGGGCATGCCGACGGCCTTTGCGCCTTATATATCCACCCTGATGCTGATGTGCAGATGGCCGTCAACGTCGTTGTCGACTCCAAGACCGATTATCCTGCTGCCTGCAATGCTGTGGAAACACTACTTGTCCACGAGGACGCCTTGACGACGATTCTCCCTTCAGTCGCAAAAGCTCTGATAGCAAAGGGAGTTACGCTACGTTGCGACGCCGAATCGAAATCAGCACTTTCGTCTGCATTGGGCAACGAAGCTTCCTCACTTCAGGACGCCACCGATGCAGATTACCAAACGGAGTTCTTAGACCTCATCCTCGCAATCAAGACGATCAAAGGCTCGCCCAACGATCCGTCACAGGCCATCGACGCAGCAATCGAACACATCAACACTTTTGGCTCTCACCACACAGACGCTATCATCACAAAATCGGAAGATGTCGCAGATCGTTTCTGCAATGGCGTGGATGCAGCATGCAAGTATTGGAACGCCTCGACTCGATTCTCTGACGGCATGCGGTTTGGTTTCGGCACTGAGGTTGGAATCAGCACAAACAAGGTCCACGCAAGAGGACCTGTTGGACTAGAAGGACTCATGATTCACGAATATCGAATTGCGGGCAATGGGCAGACGGCAGCCATGTACGGCTCTGGAGGCAAGAAATTCAAGCATGCCAAGCTGGCATTACAGTAA